The Burkholderiales bacterium JOSHI_001 genomic sequence CATTGGCGATTTGACGGGGCACTTTCACTATGCCGAGAAGAAAGGTTATTCCGGCGTGGGCCTGTACAGCCGCAAGAAGCCCAGCGACGTGGTCATCGGCCTGGGCGTGCCGGAGTTCGACGCCGAGGGCCGCTACGTGGAAGCGCGCTTCGACACGGCCAAACGCAAACTGTCCATCATCAGCTGCTACTTCCCCAGCGGCTCCTCGGGGCCCGAGCGCCAGGCGGCCAAGTTCCGTTTCCTGGACGTGGTGTACCCGCGTCTGCTGAAGCTGATGGCCGAGCGCGAGTTCATCCTGGTGGGCGACGTGAACATCGCGCATCAGGAGGCGGACCTGAAGAACTGGAAAAGCAACCAGAAGAATTCCGGCTTCCTGCCCGAAGAGCGCGGCTGGATGACCCGGCTGCTGCAGGAGGCCGGGCTGGTGGATGTGTACCGCCGGCTGCACCCCGACACCACCGACACCTGCTACACATGGTGGAGCGCCCGCGGCCAGGCCTGGGCCAACAACGTGGGCTGGCGGCTGGACTACCACCTGGCCACGCCGGCCTTGGCGGCCAAGGCGAAAAGCGCCGCCATCCTGAAGGCGCAGCGCTTTTCCGACCACGCGCCGCTGACCATCGACTACGACTTCAAGCTCTAGGGCTTCAGCGCGCCTGCTGCAGCATCAGGGCCTTCACCTCGGCAACCAGGGCGTTGCCGATCTGCTGGGCTTCCAGCGGGTCCACCGGCCCCATGTCCTTCAGGTCGCTTTCCACCTCGTCGCGACGACGCCGCGACAGCGCGCCCAGCACCTTGGCGCGCACCGCCTCGTCGTCCAGACCGGCCAGCACCTTGGCCAGGTCGTAGGTGTCCACCCTGGACACCACGGCGAACAGGGTCTTGGCGTCGGCGAACTCCAGGTCGGCCACTTCCGAAAACTCGGCCGGCGGCTTGATCTTGCGGTCGGCGAAGAAGCGCTTGCCCTTGGCGTTC encodes the following:
- a CDS encoding exodeoxyribonuclease III (PFAM: Endonuclease/Exonuclease/phosphatase family~TIGRFAM: exodeoxyribonuclease III; exodeoxyribonuclease III (xth)), with amino-acid sequence MGFRLVTLNLNGIRSAANKGFVEWAQQEAADCMGVQEVKAQHDDVSGRFDRIGDLTGHFHYAEKKGYSGVGLYSRKKPSDVVIGLGVPEFDAEGRYVEARFDTAKRKLSIISCYFPSGSSGPERQAAKFRFLDVVYPRLLKLMAEREFILVGDVNIAHQEADLKNWKSNQKNSGFLPEERGWMTRLLQEAGLVDVYRRLHPDTTDTCYTWWSARGQAWANNVGWRLDYHLATPALAAKAKSAAILKAQRFSDHAPLTIDYDFKL